The following coding sequences are from one Pirellulales bacterium window:
- a CDS encoding carbamoyltransferase, which yields MSVILGINAYHAGASAALVIDGQPVAAIAEERLNRLKYYAGFPALAIRRCLDMAGLNVADIDHVAIGREPAANRAKKIEFVLKNPSRLLNLLKIRGSRSKLDDLPTLIAAACQVDSAQLRFRAWNVEHHLAHIASAYFVSPWDKAAGFSIDGSGDFVTCMLTACEGDEISVLQRVFVPNSLGSLYTMICEFIGYGEYGDEGKVMGLAPLGGDRYADQFDDMVTLDGAGFELNPKYFLPFGASQGMKIADDGQVTLERHYSDHLIELFGPPRVSRSDLTQRDRDLAFGVQHVFEKV from the coding sequence ATGAGCGTCATTCTCGGCATCAACGCATATCACGCCGGCGCGTCCGCGGCGCTGGTGATCGATGGGCAGCCCGTCGCAGCCATCGCCGAAGAGCGGCTCAATCGGTTGAAGTACTACGCCGGCTTTCCGGCGTTGGCGATTCGCCGCTGTCTCGACATGGCCGGGCTCAATGTCGCCGATATCGACCATGTGGCGATCGGCCGCGAGCCCGCCGCCAATCGCGCCAAAAAAATCGAGTTCGTCCTCAAAAATCCCAGCCGGCTCTTGAACCTGCTCAAGATCCGTGGCTCGCGCTCCAAGCTCGACGATCTCCCCACGCTCATCGCCGCCGCTTGCCAGGTCGATTCGGCGCAATTGCGCTTTCGCGCCTGGAATGTGGAGCACCATCTGGCGCACATCGCCAGCGCCTACTTCGTCTCGCCGTGGGACAAGGCCGCCGGCTTCAGCATCGATGGCTCCGGCGACTTCGTCACCTGCATGCTCACCGCCTGCGAGGGAGACGAGATCAGCGTTCTCCAGCGGGTCTTTGTCCCCAACTCGCTCGGCTCGCTCTACACCATGATCTGCGAGTTCATCGGCTATGGCGAGTATGGCGACGAAGGCAAGGTGATGGGCCTCGCCCCCCTGGGAGGCGATCGCTACGCCGATCAATTCGACGACATGGTGACGCTCGACGGCGCCGGCTTCGAACTCAATCCCAAATACTTCCTCCCCTTTGGCGCCTCGCAAGGAATGAAGATCGCCGACGACGGCCAGGTGACCCTCGAGCGGCACTATTCCGATCACCTGATCGAACTGTTCGGGCCGCCTCGCGTGTCGCGCTCCGACCTCACCCAGCGCGACCGCGATCTGGCGTTTGGCGTGCAGCACGTTTTTGAAAAGGT
- a CDS encoding polysaccharide biosynthesis/export family protein: protein MPSGQPQRESQPLRPARGAGRFALLALCCASLMACGGCRTVWHRNRVLEETIDAATLVPHELAKTTLPTYRIEPPDVLLIDAVKVVPKEPYQIEPQDILSIIATGTLEEQPITGEYQVDASGSVNLGPGYGRVRVVGSTVREAQKAILKQLSSILTAPEVSVSLATPASRQAIAGEHIVRQDGVINLGIYGNVRVVGLTLMQAREAVEEHLSEYLESPQIAVDVAAFNSKVYYIITQGAGQGDQIARVPIQGNETVLDAVSQLGGFTSNQSNHMWLARPAPDHCGPDQVLPVDWHAITQGGSTKTNYQILPGDRLFISEDKFVLADTIVQKVTGPFERIFGFSLLGVQTVQTINRSPSGFRGTGNINPFNVGGFF from the coding sequence ATGCCTAGCGGCCAGCCACAACGCGAAAGTCAACCGCTGCGACCGGCGCGCGGCGCCGGCCGGTTCGCGCTGCTGGCGTTGTGCTGCGCGTCGCTGATGGCCTGTGGTGGTTGCCGCACCGTGTGGCATCGCAATCGCGTGCTCGAGGAAACCATCGACGCCGCGACGCTGGTGCCGCACGAATTGGCCAAGACCACCCTGCCGACCTATCGCATCGAACCCCCCGATGTGCTCTTGATTGATGCCGTGAAAGTGGTGCCCAAGGAGCCGTATCAAATCGAGCCCCAGGACATCCTCTCGATCATTGCCACCGGCACCCTCGAAGAGCAGCCGATCACCGGCGAGTACCAGGTGGATGCCAGCGGCTCGGTGAATCTCGGCCCCGGCTACGGCCGGGTGCGCGTGGTCGGCAGCACCGTTCGCGAAGCGCAGAAGGCGATTCTCAAACAACTATCCAGCATCCTCACGGCCCCCGAGGTTTCGGTGTCGTTGGCCACGCCCGCCTCGCGCCAAGCCATCGCCGGCGAACATATTGTGCGGCAAGACGGCGTCATCAATCTCGGCATCTACGGCAATGTGCGCGTCGTGGGGCTCACCTTGATGCAGGCCCGCGAGGCGGTCGAGGAACACCTCTCAGAATATCTCGAAAGTCCGCAGATCGCCGTGGATGTCGCGGCCTTCAACAGCAAGGTCTATTACATCATCACGCAAGGCGCCGGCCAGGGAGACCAGATCGCACGGGTGCCGATCCAAGGCAACGAAACCGTGCTCGACGCGGTCAGCCAACTCGGCGGCTTCACCAGCAACCAGTCCAACCATATGTGGCTGGCGCGCCCGGCGCCCGATCACTGCGGCCCCGATCAGGTATTGCCGGTCGACTGGCACGCCATCACGCAAGGCGGTTCCACCAAGACCAATTACCAAATTCTGCCCGGCGACCGGCTGTTCATCTCCGAAGACAAGTTCGTCCTTGCCGACACCATCGTCCAGAAGGTGACCGGTCCCTTCGAACGCATCTTCGGCTTCAGCTTGCTCGGCGTGCAAACCGTGCAGACTATCAACCGCTCTCCCTCGGGTTTCCGCGGCACCGGCAATATCAATCCCTTCAACGTCGGCGGGTTCTTCTAA